Proteins encoded in a region of the Cheilinus undulatus linkage group 8, ASM1832078v1, whole genome shotgun sequence genome:
- the has2 gene encoding hyaluronan synthase 2, which translates to MKCQRILTYLRIFGTTMFGVSLLVGISTAYIMGYQFFTTARNHLSFGLYGAILVVHLIIQSLFALLEHRNMRRSLETPIKLNKSLALCIAAYQEDPNYLRKCLVSVRRLTYPGIKVIMVIDGNSDDDLYMMDIFKEIMGWDKSATYVWRSNYHFKGPEETDESYAESLQQVSKLVLNNKCVCIMQKWGGKREVMYTAFKALGRSVDYVQVCDSDTMLDPASSVEMVKVLEEDPMVGGVGGDVQILNKYESWISFLSSVRYWMAFNIERACQSYFGCVQCISGPLGMYRNSLLHEFLEDWYNQTFMGSHCSFGDDRHLTNRVLSLGYATKYTARSKCLTETPITYLRWLNQQTRWSKSYFREWLYNSMWFHKHHLWMTYEAVITGFFPFFLIATAIQLFYQGRLWNILLFLLIVQAVALIKSSFASCLRGNIVMVFMSFYSVLYMSSLLPAKMFAIATINKSGWGTSGRKTIVVNFIGLIPISVWFTILFIGIIYTVILQTKKPFPESEKIVLIIGAVVYASYWVILLTLYTVLINKCGKRKKEPHYDMVLDV; encoded by the exons ATGAAGTGCCAGAGAATCCTAACCTACCTGCGGATATTTGGGACCACCATGTTCGGCGTGTCCCTGCTGGTGGGAATCTCCACGGCCTACATCATGGGCTACCAGTTCTTCACCACAGCCCGCAATCACCTCTCCTTTGGCCTATATGGCGCCATCTTGGTTGTCCATCTCATCATACAGAGCCTCTTTGCGCTCTTAGAACATCGAAACATGCGGCGGTCTTTGGAGACGCCCATCAAACTCAACAAATCTTTAGCATTGTGCATCGCTGCATATCAAGAAGACCCAAACTACTTGAGGAAATGCCTGGTGTCAGTGAGGAGGCTGACGTACCCAGGGATAAAAGTGATCATGGTGATCGATGGGAACTCAGATGATGACTTGTACATGATGGATATTTTTAAAGAGATCATGGGATGGGACAAATCGGCCACGTACGTGTGGCGGAGTAACTATCACTTCAAAGGGCCTGAGGAGACGGACGAGAGCTACGCCGAGAGCCTTCAGCAAGTCTCCAAGCTGGTGCTGAACAATAAGTGTGTTTGCATCATGCAGAAGTGGGGTGGCAAGAGGGAGGTCATGTACACGGCCTTCAAAGCACTGGGAAGGAGCGTAGACTATGTGCAG GTCTGTGATTCTGACACCATGTTGGACCCAGCATCATCAGTCGAGATGGTGAAGGTTCTGGAGGAAGACCCAATGGTTGGAGGTGTTGGAGGAGATGTACAG ATCCTGAATAAATACGAGTCTTGGATCTCATTCCTGAGCAGTGTGCGTTATTGGATGGCCTTCAACATTGAGCGGGCATGCCAGTCCTACTTTGGTTGCGTTCAATGCATCAGCGGGCCTTTGGGAATGTATCGGAACTCTCTCCTACATGAGTTCCTTGAAGACTGGTACAATCAGACTTTCATGGGGTCCCACTGCAGTTTTGGGGACGACCGCCATCTCACAAACAGAGTGTTAAGTCTTGGATACGCAACCAAATACACTGCACGATCGAAGTGCCTCACTGAGACGCCGATCACATACCTGCGGTGGCTCAATCAACAGACTCGATGGAGTAAGTCATATTTTAGAGAATGGCTTTACAACTCCATGTGGTTCCACAAACATCATCTATGGATGACCTATGAGGCTGTGATCACGGGGTTCTTCCCGTTTTTCCTTATTGCCACTGCCATCCAACTCTTCTACCAAGGAAGGCTCTGGAATATTCTCTTGTTTCTACTCATTGTGCAAGCAGTGGCACTGATCAAGTCATCATTTGCCAGCTGCCTTAGAGGGAACATTGTCATGGTGTTTATGTCATTTTACTCTGTACTGTACATGTCCAGCCTGTTGCCAGCCAAGATGTTCGCAATAGCAACAATCAACAAGTCTGGATGGGGGACCTCTGGGAGGAAAACAATAGTGGTGAACTTCATTGGTCTGATTCCTATATCAGTCTGGTTCACCATCCTCTTCATTGGGATCATCTACACAGTAATCCTGCAGACTAAAAAACCCTTTCCTGAATCAGAGAAGATTGTTCTGATCATAGGTGCAGTCGTCTATGCCAGTTACTGGGTCATACTGTTGACGTTGTACACAGTGCTCATAAACAAGTGCGGGAAGAGGAAAAAGGAACCACATTATGATATGGTCCTGGATGTATGA